A region of Pseudorasbora parva isolate DD20220531a chromosome 14, ASM2467924v1, whole genome shotgun sequence DNA encodes the following proteins:
- the LOC137040743 gene encoding uncharacterized protein, with protein METKETQENCWRLGQNSKVEVIKTQERPNLLPGLAGVGDELRGPMYRFLTLDRLSVSCSQERICAVKGYQATLKCSYSNINIKTLFWFSQKQSSNWRKNDEPEDLTLDSDYSGRVKQENGSGHSTLIISDLRERDSGEYQLMFIMKDGVKRLRSDAVSLTVTDLRVRMNPETTDPRYQTVKLTCDSSCTSGVLYYWMKDGRFYRPTPSRDMFVSPSTDAGRYSCSLDRNLKHLSSSVCISNDHCWDVTYTSRRVCALMGSTVDISCTYTHPSGYSVNKTFWHYTQPGDFKDLREEDQFAGRVEYVGNTLRIKELKSSDSGEYRFRFITDRTDGKYSGSPGVILTVTGECEEDGVMVEGGWKTVNELW; from the exons ATGGAGACGAAGGAGACACAGGAGAATTGCTGGAGATTAGGTCAGAATAGCAAG GTAGAGGTGATCAAAACTCAGGAGAGG CCAAACCTTCTGCCTGGGCTCGCTGGAGTTGGTGATGAGCTCAGAGGTCCTATGTACC GCTTTCTGACATTGGACCGTCTGTCTGTATCCTGCAGTCAAGAGAGGATTTGTGCTGTGAAGGGATATCAGGCGACTCTGAAGTGCTCTTACTCCAACATCAACATCAAAACTCTGTTCTGGTTCAGTCAGAAACAAAGTTCAAACTGGAGAAAGAATGATGAACCTGAAGATTTGACTTTAGACTCGGACTACTCAGGACGGGTGAAGCAGGAGAACGGATCCGGCCATTCAACACTCATAATATCagatctgagagagagagactctggAGAATATCAGCTCATGTTCATCATGAAGGATGGAGTTAAACGTCTCCGCTCAGACGCCGTCAGTCTAACAGTCACAG ACCTGCGAGTGAGAATGAATCCTGAAACTACAGACCCGAGATATCAGACAGTAAAACTGACCTGTGATTCTTCCTGCACCTCTGGAGTTTTGTATTACTGGATGAAGGATGGACGGTTTTACAGACCTACACCGTCTCGTGACATGTTTGTGTCACCCAGCACAGATGCTGGCAGATATTCCTGTTCTCTTGATAGAAACCTTAAACATCTTTCCTcttctgtgt GCATTTCTAATGATCACTGCTGGGATGTGACTTACACCTCTAGAAGAGTCTGTGCTTTGATGGGCTCAACAGTAGACATTTCCTGCACATACACACATCCCTCTGGTTATTCTGTAAATAAAACATTCTGGCATTACACTCAGCCCGGTGACTTCAAGGATCTGCGTGAGGAGGATCAGTTTGCTGGTCGTGTGGAGTATGTGGGGAACACACTGAGAATCAAAGAGCTCAAGAGCAGCGACTCTGGAGAATATCGATTCAGGTTCATCACTGACAGAACAGATGGAAAATACTCTGGATCACCTGGAGTCATTCTTACTGTCACAG GTGAGTGTGAGGAAGATGGGGTGATGGTGGAGGGAGGCTGGAAAACTGTCAATGAACTTTGGTGA